The genomic DNA CATCATGGAGTTCGTCGCTCCACTTCCGGAAGACATGCAGCGAACGCTGGTTGCCTTAGAGAAATACCGTTTATTGAGTTAGACTCCTTCCAGAAGCCTTCTTCTTCAAGAGCATTGACTGAAAGAGAAAATATGAAACTCGCAAAAGTAAAAACCGCAGACGGCACTGTTCGAGTTGCAGTTGTTGAAGAAGCTCAAGTCCAACTTCTCGACCTTTCGGGCTCAAACAACATCTCTACTCTGGCGGATGTGCTGAACTCAGAGAAGCCGCAAGAACTTGTGACGACTCTTCTTGCAAATGCAGAAACCTGTGCGTTGGAATCCGTCGAATTCTTAGCACCGGTCGATCATCAGGAAACCTGGGCAGCGGGTGTGACTTACAAACGGAGTCAAGTTGCTCGAATGGAAGAATCCGAGACAGGAGCTTCTCATTATGACCTCGTCTACACCGCTGATCGTCCGGAACTCTTCTTCAAGGCCACACCGAATCGTATTGTCAATCCGGGAGAAGCTGTCCGTGTTCGTCATGACAGCCAATGGAGTGTTCCAGAGCCGGAATTCACGCTTGTTCTGAATCCGAAAATGGAGATTGTTGGGTACACGATTGGCAATGACATGTCCGCCAGGGACATTGAGGGCGAAAACCCGTTGTACCTTCCGCAGGCAAAAGTGTATCGGCAATGCTGTTCGATTGGACCAGTGGTTCAACTGGCATCGGAAACGCTAGACCTTGCAGCTACCAAGATTGATCTCGTCATTGAACGTCAGGGAAAGACCATCACTTCCGATTCTACGAACCTCGGACAACTCTATCGCAAATTACCCGATCTGGCCGGCTGGCTGGGACGAGAAGATGAATTCCCGAACGGTGCGTTTCTGCTCACCGGAACAGGAATTGTACCCGATGATGACTTTTCTCTGGAAGATGGCGACGTGATTACCATTTCGATCACCGGAATCGGCTCGCTGAAAAATCCCGTTGTCAAAGGAACTGGCCCGGTCACTCATTGAGTGTCTGTAGCGGAGTGATGAATCTTGCGAATGTCACCCACCCAAGCCGCTTGAACCGTCGACGGTGATGCTGCGTTTCTTGGGGATGAATTCAATCAGCCGATGCGAAGAGGGGCTGAAGGAAGCTCCGGGACGTTCCTGAAAGTACAACGTCGCATCTTTCCCGATTCCCCGAAGAATGAACCGTCCGAGTCGTTCGTCGAAGGAAAGTTCATCTGCAACAGCCCGGAAAACCTGTCCTTCCAGCTCATTGACATTTTGTGCGAACAGTTCCCAGTATGCTCGGTCATTGAATTCTTTCTGGAAAATTTTCAGAGTGCGGCAATCAAGCCGGACTGCATCCTTCACCATCGAGACATGATCTTCCTTGAACTTCACCTGTGCCTGTTCCACAGGTGCAGAGAGAATGCCGATTCGCTGCCGCTCAAAGTTTGCGACCTTCTGCTCGAAGTTGCCGGTCAGTTTCCCAGAGAATTTCAGACGAGAATACCGCCACTTTTGCTCCTTGTCAGAGCGGATCGGCCGGTTCGCCTCAGCTGCGTCACTCGGTGCAAGTTTCAAACCGTCGCCCAGCGACCAGGAGTGAATTTCGCCGTCCCCTAGTCCAACAAAGTCACCGGTCAGTTGATTAATCGTGAACTCTGCAAGCTCTCCCTGATAGACGCCGACAAGTTTCGTTCCTTCAAACTTTCTTGATTCCAGCTGAACCCCAAGTCGGGCCTCGATCGATTTCACATCGACTTTCTTCCTGGGATCAGGCTTTTCCAGCAGCGAAATTCTCTGGCTGAGGCGAACGGTTAAGTCGTTGCAATTCATTCGTGAAATTGATTCCTGATGACCACTCAGCGAGCAACTGACAGCTTCAAAGAAGCGGGCATCAAGTCCGTTGAACACCATTTTCTCCTGCCATTCCACTTTGAGGGTGGCAGGTTGGTCGAGCTCTTTGCCGTCCAGATCACGAGTCACTGGAATCAGAAACGCTCCGGGGCCGATGACGGAGACTTCGTTTCGTTTTTGATTGAAGCTCAGATTTGCTCCGCCGATACGAGTCGGTCCGAACTCCACGGTCGCTGGATTTTCAATTTCTCCGTACTGATCGAGTGTTCCAAGGACGGTCACCTGTTGATCCTCGGCTCCGTCCCGCGTCGCAACGACACGTGTCCCTGTCAAAACAACCGGTGACTCTCCACCGAACTGCTGCAGTGAAGGGCTCGCTTCCGGTTGATGTCGAACATTGACGTTTCCGACACCATCAAGTTTCTTGAGTTCGATTTTTCCATTGCTCTGATCGTGGATCAGGTTTATCTGAATCTGATCAGTCGACACATAAATGGGATCACGTTCTTTCGAGCTTCGGGAATCGTCGGTGTAGCTCGCACCCAAAATTTTGTTATCCGCTTCTTCCTGGATGACCCCCGGAACCAGCAACACATTGATGAGATCCGAGTTTTCAATAATGACATCTTTCGAAACCATTTTGACGTTCCCAGCAGCCAATGCTCTGGTCAGCGGAAGTTCCTGATTGAGAATCGTTTCCGGTTCTTTAATTCGTTCAGCCTTCTCCAGATCGACCCACAATCGGAGCTGGTTCGCTGCCATGCCCATTTCAAATGTTCGCTTCCCTGAAACACTTTCCATTTCAGGAATGACGACTTGAGCCCCTTCGAGCAGCTCAAGAATATGAAGCGGTCCCGTCTCATCAGGCATGACGTTGACAGCTCCAACCCAGGATGCTTCTGCATGCGACTTCCCGAATCTCTCGTGCGAAACCTCAATGCTTC from Thalassoglobus polymorphus includes the following:
- a CDS encoding fumarylacetoacetate hydrolase family protein gives rise to the protein MKLAKVKTADGTVRVAVVEEAQVQLLDLSGSNNISTLADVLNSEKPQELVTTLLANAETCALESVEFLAPVDHQETWAAGVTYKRSQVARMEESETGASHYDLVYTADRPELFFKATPNRIVNPGEAVRVRHDSQWSVPEPEFTLVLNPKMEIVGYTIGNDMSARDIEGENPLYLPQAKVYRQCCSIGPVVQLASETLDLAATKIDLVIERQGKTITSDSTNLGQLYRKLPDLAGWLGREDEFPNGAFLLTGTGIVPDDDFSLEDGDVITISITGIGSLKNPVVKGTGPVTH